The following are from one region of the Tachysurus fulvidraco isolate hzauxx_2018 chromosome 24, HZAU_PFXX_2.0, whole genome shotgun sequence genome:
- the LOC113655791 gene encoding hemoglobin embryonic subunit alpha-like codes for MSLSDKDKAAVKAFWATISSQAEEIGRQALYRMLTVYPQTKTYFSHWSDLSLDSPQVKKHGRLLSQGVAEAVNKIDDLTNGLLNLSQLHAFQLRVDPANFKILSHNLLVVLAILFPTDFTPEVHVAMDKFLAALSLALSEKYR; via the exons ATGAGTCTCTCTGACAAGGACAAAGCTGCCGTCAAAGCCTTCTGGGCCACGATCTCCTCACAGGCTGAAGAAATCGGTAGACAAGCTCTCTACAG GATGCTGACTGTTTACCCTCAGACCAAAACCTACTTTTCCCATTGGAGTGACTTGAGCCTTGACTCACCCCAAGTGAAGAAGCACGGAAGACTGTTGTCTCAGGGTGTGGCAGAGGCTGTGAACAAAATCGATGACCTGACCAATGGGTTGCTCAACCTAAGCCAGCTGCATGCTTTCCAGCTGCGTGTTGACCCCGCCAACTTCAAG ATCCTCTCCCACAATTTGCTGGTGGTTCTGGCCATCCTGTTCCCCACTGACTTTACTCCTGAGGTGCATGTGGCTATGGATAAGTTTCTCGCTGCTTTGTCCCTGGCTCTCTCTGAGAAGTACAGATAA
- the LOC113655738 gene encoding hemoglobin subunit beta-like, which yields MVEWTDFERATIQDIFSKIDYKTVGHQALARCLVVYPWTQRYFASFGNLYNAAAIVGNPRVAAHGLTVMQGLEKAAKNMDNIKGTYAELSVLHSEQLHVDPENFRLLADNITIVVASVLGVSFTAEVQAALHKFLAVVVSALGKQYQ from the exons ATGGTTGAGTGGACAGATTTCGAGCGCGCTACCATCCAGGACATCTTTTCCAAGATCGATTACAAGACTGTCGGTCACCAGGCGCTGGCAAG GTGTCTGGTCGTGTACCCATGGACCCAGAGGTATTTCGCCAGCTTTGGAAACTTGTATAACGCCGCTGCCATCGTGGGAAATCCCAGGGTTGCTGCCCACGGCTTGACGGTAATGCAAGGGCTGGAGAAAGCGGCCAAGAACATGGACAACATTAAGGGCACTTACGCCGAGTTGAGTGTGCTGCACTCTGAACAACTACACGTCGATCCCGAAAACTTCAGG CTGTTGGCTGACAACATTACCATTGTAGTCGCCTCTGTCCTGGGTGTTAGTTTCACAGCTGAAGTGCAGGCAGCTCTGCACAAGTTCCTGGCTGTCGTAGTCTCTGCACTCGGAAAACAGTACCAATAA